In the genome of Anas platyrhynchos isolate ZD024472 breed Pekin duck chromosome 23, IASCAAS_PekinDuck_T2T, whole genome shotgun sequence, one region contains:
- the DBNL gene encoding drebrin-like protein produces MALNLSKNGRALQEAYGRVVAAGSSTDWALFTYEGNSNDLRVAGCGDGGLEEMVEELNSGKVMYAFCRVKDPNSGLPKYVLVNWTGEGVNDVRKGACANHVSTVAGFLKGAHVTINARAEEDVEPELIMEKVAKASGANYSFHKESGRFQDAGPQAPVGSVYQKTNAMSEIKRVNKDNFWAKAEKDEENRRLEEKRRAEEERQRLERERRERELQEAAGREQRYKARSNEIEAQKRLQQEAERRDREQQQRKEQAEEEEAEQRRGFRRSESVEKAQEAASLIAQRTVNPRDIFKQKERSAPGDTAAAAQPGKLRSPFLQREANAVPSPGPPARETPPASPVPAAGYNSSVPEPPEDEANVYEEPPDASAIYEEPPQDHADGAKYDYSAEYQQTPDLAGKGLCARALYDYQAADDTEISFDPENIITNIEMIDEGWWRGYGPDGHFGMFPANYVELIE; encoded by the exons ATGGCGCTGAACCTCAGCAAGAACGGGCGGGCGCTGCAGGAGGCCTACGGCAGGGTGGTGGCGGCGGGGAGCAGCACCGactg GGCCCTGTTCACCTACGAAGGCAACAGCAACGACCTGCGCGTGGCCGGCTGCGGGG ATGGGGGCCTGGAGGAGATGGTGGAGGAGCTCAACAGCGGGAAGGTGATGTACGCCTTCTGCAGGGTGAAGGACCCCAACTCCGGCCTGCCCAAATACGTCCTCGTCAACTGG ACGGGCGAAGGCGTCAACGACGTGCGGAAAGGAGCCTGCGCCAACCACGTCAGCACCGTCGCCGGCTTCCTGAAG GGCGCGCACGTCACCATCAACGCCCGTGCCGAGGAGGACGTGGAGCCCGAGCTCATCATGGAGAAGGTGGCCAAAGCCTCGGGGGCCAACTACAGCTTCCACAAGGAGAGCGGCCGCTTCCAGGACGCCGGACCCCAGGCTCCCGTG GGCTCCGTCTACCAGAAGACGAACGCGATGTCCGAAATCAAGAGGGTGAATAAGGATAACTTCTGGGCCAAAGCCGAG AAAGACGAGGAGAACCGGCGGCTGGAGGAGAAGAGGCGGGCGgaggaggagcggcagcggcTGGAGCGCGAGCGGCGCGagcgggagctgcaggaggcggcggggagggagCAGAGATACAAAGCCCGCTCCAACGAGATCGAGGCCCAGAA gaggctgcagcaggaggcggagaggagggacagggagcagcagcagcgg AAGGAGCAggcggaggaggaagaggcCGAGCAGCGGAGAGGCTTCAGGAGGAGCGAGTCGGTGGAGAAAGCCCAG GAGGCAGCGTCGCTGATCGCACAGAGGACAGTGAACCCCCGGGACATCTTCAAGCAGAAGGAGAGGTCGGCACCGGGGGACAcggcagctgctgcccagccag GCAAATTGCGCAGCCCCTTCCTGCAGAGGGAGGCGAACGCGgtgcccagccccggccccccggCGCGGGAGACGCCGCCAGCATCGCCGGTGCCCGCTGCAG GGTACAACTCGAGCGTCCCGGAGCCCCCCGAGGATGAGGCCAATGTGTACGAGGAGCCACCGGACGCCTCGGCCATCTACGAGGAGCCACCTCAG GACCACGCTGATGGGGCCAAGTACGACTACTCGGCCGAGTACCAGCAGACGCCGGACCTGGCGGGGAAGGGGCTGTGTGCCCGGGCGCTCTACGACTACCAAGCAG CTGACGACACTGAGATCTCGTTTGACCCTGAGAACATCATCACCAACATCGAGATGATCGACGAGGGCTGGTGGCGGGGCTACGGCCCCGACGGCCACTTCGGCATGTTCCCCGCCAACTACGTGGAACTGATCGAGTaa